The following proteins are encoded in a genomic region of Ascaphus truei isolate aAscTru1 unplaced genomic scaffold, aAscTru1.hap1 HAP1_SCAFFOLD_321, whole genome shotgun sequence:
- the LOC142483330 gene encoding uncharacterized protein LOC142483330 isoform X1 codes for MARPSYRSSTHAEASRQHRVLKYPTDDVKIEVKENQSSDQKVSNPSQLRHCLSPSVSHPRDPGTLRVNSGHRLEFRRTTPHSFHRCKEFFKDEIEENIQLYIFEPMKWRDSAGLKTGTSRVLGTRGRGNGDVENYFLSVRGGCVRLTQRDRHRQTESQIQRERDRETESDSDRHRERETETERERQRVTATDTQRERHRHRERHRHTERHRHTERRRHAERRRHTERQTQRDSDTETQTHRERPRHTERDPDTQRETQTHRERQTETDTERDTDRQRRRHTERQRDGDTVTQRHRHTERDPETQRDRQRQTQRETDTESIDTDRQKDTDRHKEYRQR; via the exons ACGATGTGAAAATAGAAGTGAAGGAGAATCAATCTTCAGACCAGAAAGTGTCAAATCCATCACAGCTAAGGCACTGTCTCTCACCGTCTGTCAGCCATCCTCGGGACCCAGGAACCTTGAGAGTGAATAGTGGACATCGCCTTGAATTTAGGAGAACGACTCCTCATTCTTTTCACAGGTGTAAGGAATTCTTCAAGGATGAAATTGAGGAGAACATTCAGCTCTATATATTTGAG CCTATGAAATGGCGTGACAGCGCAGGACTGAAAACAGGGACGTCACGTGTCTTAGGGACTCGGGGGCGGGGGAATGGTGATGTTGAAAACTATTTTTTGAGTGTTCGAGGAGGATGTGTGCGTCTGACacaaagagacagacacagacagacagagtcacagatacagagagagagagacagagagacagagagtgacagcgacagacacagagagagagagacagaaacagagagagagagacagagagtgacagcgacagacacacagagagagagacacagacacagagagagacacagacacacagagagacacagacacacagagagacgcagacacgcagagagacgcagacacacagagagacagacacagagagacagtgacacagagactcagacacacagagagagacccagacacacagagagagacccagacacacagagagagacccagacacacagagagagacagacagagacagacacagagagagacacagacagacagagacgcagacacacagagagacaaagagacggagacacggtgacacagagacatagacacacagagagagacccagaaacacagagagacagacagagacagacacagagagagacagacacagagagtatagacacagacagacaaaaagacacagacagacacaaagagtatagacagagatag